A single window of Cottoperca gobio chromosome 9, fCotGob3.1, whole genome shotgun sequence DNA harbors:
- the LOC115013618 gene encoding transmembrane channel-like protein 1 produces the protein MRASRAGEGGEELQAERREKGRRKRARSDQEATGKERDKEEQPKIKSSKAVKTRKNVKNEKTKEMEEKQEEEEGEAEERNVKGKKKHGSAKKETREEDGGKRTVKEKAREEKKKKRKKVVETSSEQVTSEEDDNEEEDNEEKEVRPESLTPEELEMLKEAVDERKKLIQGLRGKPWSMKKKLVTLRESQEFVEKYEGALGKGKGRKLYAYKVMMTKKWMKFQRDFENFKTACIPWEMKIKEIESHFGSSVASYFIFLRWMYGINMILFCLTFGLVMVPEALMGRPYGTIPRKTVPRAEAASAMDFAVLWDFGGYAQYSVLFYGYYNNQRAIGWLKFRMPLSYFLVGVGTVAYSYMVVIRTMARNANESGVGDDNSFNFSWKMFTSWDYLIGNPETADNKFASITTSFKEAILEEQESRKDDNIHLTRFLRVLANFLVLCCLAGSGYLIYFVVRRSQKFALDGLENHTWWERNEVNMVMSLLGMFCPMLFDVISALENYHPRVALQWQLGRIFALFLGNLYTFIIALMDEINLKREEEKIIKFNITTWEASLYNSTVSENSTAPPITIQPADVPRGPCWETMVGQEFVRLIISDTMTTYITLLIGDFLRAVLVRFLNYCWCWDLEAGFPSYSEFDVSGNVLGLIFNQGMIWMGAFYAPCLPALNVLRLHVSMYLQCWAVMCCNVPQERVFKASGSNNFYMAMLLVILFLSTLPAIYTIVTIPPSFDCGPFSGKKRMFDVIQETLESDFPAWFSKVFSYASNPGLVLPFILLMVLAIYYLQSTSKSYKEANVELKKKLQTQNEENKKKNKLAALKAQTDLEEARKTASQSAELHKNNSASRQDQEDGEEDHGSCQRQYHNKNGRHPPPPVRDQDGQLPATRAPVPRTYHHVNHGSPGYLPGFPRQSEPKMHRVPSLQRH, from the exons gagggacaaGGAGGAGCAGcccaaaataaaaagcagcaagGCAGTAAAAACAAGGAAGAatgtcaaaaatgaaaaaacgaaagaaatggaggagaagcaggaggaggaagagggagaagcTGAAGAGAGAAATGTCAAGGGGAAAAAGAAACATGGAAGTGCAAAAAAAGAAACGAGAGAAGAGGATGGAGGTAAACGTACAGTGAAGGAGAAAGCGcgggaagagaagaagaaaaagcgcAAGAAAGTTGTTGAAACGAG TTCAGAGCAGGTGACAAGTGAAGAAGATGACAATGAAGAAGAGGACAATGAGGAGAAAGAGGTGAGGCCAGAGTCTCTGACACCGGAGGAGCTGGAGATGCTGAAGGAGGCCGTGGACGAGAGGAAGAAACTGATCCAAGGTCTGAGGGGGAAACCCTGGTCAATGAAAAAGAAACTTGTGACTTTACG GGAGTCTCAGGAGTTTGTGGAGAAATATGAGGGAGCTTTGGGGAAAGGAAAAGGCAGGAAGCTGTATGCATACAAAGTCATGATGACCAAG AAATGGATGAAGTTTCAACGGGACTTTGAAAACTTCAAAACCGCCTGTATTCCGTGGGAGATGAAAATCAAGGAGATTGAAA GTCATTTCGGCTCCTCGGTTGCCTCTTACTTTATCTTCCTGAGGTGGATGTATGGCATCAACAtgatcttgttttgtctgaccttTGGCCTTGTTATGGTGCCAGAG GCATTAATGGGGCGGCCCTATGGCACCATCCCGAGAAAGACTGTCCCCCGGGCTGAGGCGGCCAGTGCCATGGACTTTGCTGTCTTATGGGACTTTGGA GGTTACGCTCAGTATTCAGTCCTCTTCTACGGTTACTACAACAACCAGCGCGCCATTGGCTGGCTCAAGTTCCGTATGCCTCTGTCGTACTTCCTGGTTGGCGTGGGAACAGTGGCCTATAGCTATATGGTGGTCATAAGAAC gatGGCCCGTAATGCAAATGAGTCGGGGGTCGGAGATGATAACAGCTTTAATTTCAGTTGGAAGATGTTCACCAGCTGGGACTACCTGATAGGAAACCCTGAGACTGCGGACAATAAGTTTGCCTCCATCACCACCAGTTTCAAG GAGGCGATCTTAGAGGAGCAGGAGAGCCGAAAGGATGACAACATCCATCTGACTCGTTTTCTGCGTGTGCTGGCCAATTTCCTGGTCTTGTGCTGCTTGGCTGGAAGTGGATACCTCATCTACTTCGTAGTGCGTCGCTCGCAGAAGTTCGCCCTTGATGGACTGGAGAACCACACCTGGTGGGAAAGGAATGAG GTGAACATGGTCATGTCATTACTGGGGATGTTCTGCCCCATGCTGTTTGACGTCATCAGCGCCCTGGAGAACTACCACCCTCGCGTCGCACTGCAGTGGCAGCTGGGTCGCATCTTCGCCCTCTTCTTGGGAAATCTCTACACCTTCATCATTGCCCTCATGGATGAGATCAACCTCAAA CGGGAAGAGGAAAAGATAATAAAGTTTAATATAACCACGTGGGAAGCCAGTCTTTACAATAGTACAGTATCAGAAAACAGCACTGCTCCACCCATCACCATCCAGCCTGCTGATGTGCCCAGAGGGCCCTGCTGGGAGACCATGGTGGGCCAG GAGTTTGTCCGGCTGATCATATCTGATACCATGACAACCTACATCACGCTGCTGATCGGCGACTTCCTGAGAGCTGTGCTTGTTCGTTTTCTCAACTACTGCTGGTGTTGGGACCTTGAGGCCGGATTT CCGTCCTACTCTGAGTTTGATGTCAGTGGGAACGTGCTGGGCCTGATCTTCAATCAAGGAATGATATG GATGGGGGCTTTCTACGccccctgcctgcctgccctgAACGTCCTGCGGCTCCACGTGTCCATGTACCTGCAGTGCTGGGCCGTGATGTGCTGTAACGTGCCGCAGGAAAGGGTCTTCAAGGCCTCTGGCTCCAACAACTTCTACATGGCCATGTTGCTGGTCATCCTCTTCCTATCCACTCTGCCTGCCATCTACACCATCGTCACCATCCCCCCGTCCTTTGACTGTGGTCCCTTCAG TGGGAAAAAACGTATGTTCGATGTGATCCAGGAGACTCTCGAGTCGGACTTCCCCGCCTGGTTTagtaaagtgttcagctatgcCTCGAACCCTGGACTGGTGCTACCCTTCATATTGCTTATGGT ACTGGCCATTTATTACTTGCAATCCACGTCCAAAAGTTACAAAGAAGCTAATGTGGAACTGAAGAAAAAACTACAGACG CAAAATgaggagaacaagaagaagaacaaactaGCAGCGCTGAAGGCACAAACGGATCTAGAAGAGGCGAGAAAAACTGCATCACAGTCTGCAGAGCTTCACAAGAACAACAGCGCTTCACGACAAGACCAAGAGG ATGGGGAAGAAGACCACGGCAGTTGTCAGAGGCAGTATCATAATAAAAATGGAcgccatcctcctcctccagttaGAGACCAAGACGGCCAACTTCCAGCCACCAGAGCCCCCGTCCCCCGGACCTATCACCATGTTAACCACGGGTCTCCCGGGTACCTGCCCGGTTTCCCTCGGCAAAGTGAACCCAAGATGCACAGGGTGCCAAGTCTGCAGAGACACTGA